AGTTTAGTAGATTACTCAAGCTTAAACAAAGATATTTATAATTTTCTTTGTTTGGCTGCTGTTATAATTTTCGGGGATTGAGGAAATTTTCGAGCTAAATATTGACGACGTGGCCCAATTCAGATGTCTTTAGTTCTTCAGGAATTACTAGGATTATCTCCTTCTTGAGCGCATCAAGTAGCCGTTGCTTTACAAACTCCCGATGGCTTACTAGGCTTACCTCCCTCATAGGAATTGGTGACTCAAATGGCCGAACGTGCTCTATTTGATCAACGGTAAGGTTTTTTGTTGCCAACTCGGGAATAATGGTAATACCTCCGCTACTTTCGATAATGCGCATGAGGGTTTCAATGCTTCCAGCCTCATACTCAAGATTAATCCCTGTATCGGAGTTGCGCTTTAACTCACAAAGCCTCATTATTTGAGAACGAAAGCAGTGCCCTTCTTCTAAAAGCCATAGGTGATTTGGGTCGATGTCGGTTGGAAGAATGTAGGATTTGTCGAAGGCTGACTCCTCGGAGGAGACATAGGCAAAAAATTTCTCATAGAAGAGTGGATACTCCTTAATCTTGCTGTCCAGTAATGGCGTTACAAGTAGGCCTGCATCCAACTTGCCTGATTTAAGGTCCTCTACAATGGTTTCCGTAACCATCTCTGTAATCTTCACCCTCACTTGAGGAAAATGTTTTCTGAAGTTGTCGAGAAAGAGGGGGAGGAGATATGGTGCAAGCGTCGGGATAATCCCAATCTTGAGCGAACCACTAACCAGCCCTTTTTCACCATTGGCAATTTCTTTAAGCTCCTTAATTTCGACGAGAGCCCGACGTGCTTGTGCAATTATTAGGATTCCAACTTGGGTTGGAACTACTGGCTGCTTGCTGCGATCGAAAATCTTTACCTCAAGCTCCTCTTCCAACTTTTGCACCATCATGCTCATGGTGGGTTGAGTTACAAAGCAAGCCTCTGCTGCTTTAGCAAAATGCCTATGGGTATCAATTGCAATTATGTATTCTAGCTGCTGAATGTTCATAAAGCTTAAATAATGTAACAAATGTGCTTGTAAATATATGGCTGTAAGACGATATAAACAATATCTATAATGATATAAAAAAAATCAGTTTGACAAATGAGTTTTAACGTTGTAACTTTGCAATACCAAAAAAATAATAGTAAAACATTTAAATTGAGAACTATGAGTATGAAGACATCAACAATTAGGCTTTACAATTCTCAATAGAAGATGATTTGGATATACTCC
The genomic region above belongs to Williamwhitmania sp. and contains:
- a CDS encoding LysR substrate-binding domain-containing protein, translated to MNIQQLEYIIAIDTHRHFAKAAEACFVTQPTMSMMVQKLEEELEVKIFDRSKQPVVPTQVGILIIAQARRALVEIKELKEIANGEKGLVSGSLKIGIIPTLAPYLLPLFLDNFRKHFPQVRVKITEMVTETIVEDLKSGKLDAGLLVTPLLDSKIKEYPLFYEKFFAYVSSEESAFDKSYILPTDIDPNHLWLLEEGHCFRSQIMRLCELKRNSDTGINLEYEAGSIETLMRIIESSGGITIIPELATKNLTVDQIEHVRPFESPIPMREVSLVSHREFVKQRLLDALKKEIILVIPEELKTSELGHVVNI